Proteins encoded within one genomic window of Oncorhynchus nerka isolate Pitt River linkage group LG17, Oner_Uvic_2.0, whole genome shotgun sequence:
- the LOC115144848 gene encoding peroxisome proliferator-activated receptor alpha-like — protein MILPLVPSSVMVDMESHCRPPSPLEDSVLGSPLCGDFIGGMEELQDISQSIHGDAHSSFDVPEYQSQSSNGSGSEGSTFLDALTPASSPSSGVYGAVAGQEEFSSTSLNLECRVCADRASGYHYGVHACEGCKGFFRRTIRLKLEYDKCERRCKILKKNRNKCQYCRFQKCLSVGMSHNAIRFGRMPQSEKLKLKAEIQTGDMEVEDPEQADQKTLARHIYEAYLKNFNMNKAKARTILTGKTSTPPFVIHDMDTLQLAEQTLVAKMVGTAGGHLLEKEAEVRIFHCCQCTSVETVTELTEFAKSVPGFSSLDLNDQVTLLKYGVYEALFALLASCMNKDGLLVAYGSGFITREFLKSLRRPFSDMMEPKFQFAMKFNGLELDDSDLALFVAAIICCGDRPGLVNVGHIERMQENIVQVLRLHLLANHPDDTFLFPKLLQKLSDLRQLVTEHAQLVQEIKKTEDMSLHPLLQEIYRDMY, from the exons ATGATCCTTCCCCTAGTCCCGTCCTCCGTCATGGTCGACATGGAGAGCCACTGCCGGCCTCCGTCCCCCCTAGAGGATTCGGTGCTGGGCAGCCCGCTGTGTGGGGACTTCATCGGGGGCATGGAGGAGCTGCAGGACATCTCCCAATCCATCCACGGTGATGCCCACAGCTCCTTTGACGTCCCTGAGTACCAGTCCCAGTCAAGTAACGGCTCTGGCTCTGAAGGATCCACCTTTCTAG aTGCTCTGACCCCAGCCTCCAGTCCATCGTCGGGAGTGTATGGGGCGGTTGCAGGGCAGGAAGAGTTCTCCTCCACCTCGCTCAACCTGGAGTGTCGGGTGTGTGCCGACCGCGCCTCCGGATACCACTATGGAGTTCACGCCTGTGAGGGCTGCAAG GGTTTCTTTCGGCGGACCATCCGCCTCAAGCTGGAATATGACAAGTGTGAACGCCGATGTAAGATCCTGAAGAAGAACCGGAACAAGTGCCAATACTGCCGCTTCCAGAAGTGCCTGTCTGTGGGCATGTCCCACAATG CGATCCGTTTTGGTCGGATGCCCCAGTCAGAGAAGCTGAAGCTGAAGGCAGAGATCCAGACGGGGGACATGGAGGTGGAGGACCCTGAGCAAGCCGACCAGAAGACCCTGGCTAGGCACATCTATGAGGCCTACCTCAAAAACTTCAACATGAACAAGGCCAAAGCCCGCACCATCCTCACCGGAAAGACCAGCACTCCA CCATTTGTCATCCACGACATGGATACCCTCCAGCTGGCAGAGCAGACCCTCGTTGCCAAGATGGTGGGCACGGCTGGGGGCCATCTGCTGGAGAAGGAGGCTGAGGTCCGCATCTTCCACTGCTGCCAGTGCACCTCCGTGGAGACGGTCACAGAGCTGACTGAGTTCGCCAAGTCTGTCCCCGGCTTCTCCAGCCTGGACCTGAACGACCAGGTGACTCTGCTGAAGTATGGAGTGTATGAGGCGCTGTTCGCCCTGCTGGCCTCATGTATGAACAAGGATGGCCTCCTGGTGGCCTACGGATCGGGCTTCATCACCAGGGAGTTTCTCAAGAGTCTGAGGAGGCCCTTCAGCGACATGATGGAACCCAAGTTCCAGTTCGCCATGAAGTTCAACGGGCTGGAGCTGGATGACAGTGACCTGGCCCTGTTTGTGGCCGCCATCATCTGCTgtggag aCCGTCCCGGCCTGGTGAACGTTGGCCACATTGAGCGCATGCAGGAGAACATTGTTCAGGTACTGCGGCTCCACCTGCTGGCCAACCACCCAGACGATACCTTCCTCTTCCCCAAGCTGCTGCAGAAACTGTCCGACCTCCGGCAGCTGGTCACCGAGCACGCTCAGTTGGTCCAGGAGATCAAGAAAACAGAGGACATGTCACTCCACCCCTTGCTGCAGGAGATCTACAGAGACATGTACTGA